CTGTAGCCTTCCTCGCAGCCTTTGGAGCGATTTCTGAGCCGTAGTAGAAAGGACGGAACTCGGTGCGGCAAGTGATGGCCTGACGCGAGGGTGCACGCAGCCCAAGCGAGTgcgccaccgacgcagcCGACTGCAACGCGGGTGTCAGTTGCCGAGACCCAGGCAGTGGCTGCCACTTGAACGCCCGCCTGTGCATTGCCTGAAATCCATCGGCGTAGTCTTGCAGACGCTGCTCACTTGGCAGAGCAACGAAGGCAAGTCCCTCTGGCTTCAGGGGCGAGAGGGTCAAAGAAGACCGAGTCGGGACAGCCATGGAGATAGTTGGCGCAGTGAGCCTCCTCGTGCCTCGATGCAGAGCATTCGCTTCCACACCCTTCACTTGAGTTGGCGCCTGGTAAGCTGTTGCTCGAAAGCGTGCGCAAGACATGCAGCACATTTCGCATTTCCGTGCCTACACTAATCTGCGGCATCGCAGATGCcatggaggcggagcagtCGTTGCACTCATCCAGGAAGGCTACGCAGGGGCTGAAGAGTACATCGGCCTGCTCGCCAGTCGTGAGAAACGCCGCGTACAGCATAGACGGTGCTGTAGGGGCGAGGGGCGTGGAAGTGGTAGCCGCGCCGGTATCAGAGGTACCACTTGCTAGTGGCCCGTTGTACTccacaccgccaccagcaaggagagcggcagcgagcgtgCAATTGCGCCGTTTTCCGCCACAAAGAGAATGTCCTTCTCCGTGATGCACAAGTACACGTGGCTCATGTAAACCCCTACGCGCCCGCTCGGGTCGCACCCCATCATCCTGCCATGAAGGCAGGTGTacacgacggcgacggcaagCTGATGAAAAGCTGGCTGAAGGTAGAGCGGAAAGCTTCCCAGTCGCAGCCCCGTTGCGCGGGGTCGACTCCGGTGCAGAGGCCGCCGTGAGCAAGAAAAGCAGAACCCATCCCTGGTAAGCGTGTCGGCAACCCAGTGTGACGACATGGTGCATGGCATGGTAGTGGTCGCACTGGAGTTTCCAGCCCTCCCGACCTCTCCCGAAGAAGTTCTCGTCGTCTTTGTTGCTGACGGACCTCTCCAAGGACGACGATatctctcgccctccccacGTAGACGCCAATGGTGGGGTCGCTGTTTTGATCCCTtttgcggcagcagctggggaagctgctgctgctcagccTCACTTTCCGGGTCGCTGCTGTCCAGTCGCAAGTAGGCGACACTCTATATGATCATAACCAGCAAGTCGCGCACTTCGAAATTCTACGCGCGCGGTAGTTCATTGCATGGCCTGCCTCCGTGCACTTGCGCATGATGGGGTAGACCTTCATGCGGTGCTTCCGCTCCCACACCTTTGCTGTGTTTCCGCTCAGGTAGGCCCCGTCCGCGTCGCCGGGTCGAAGCACAAATAGCGCAAGGACAGGTTTGGAGCATACTCGCACACCTTCTCAACAGGAGTGACGAGCATTGATGCTTCGATGCTTCTGTTAAGGAAAGCTGATATGTGTGTAGATGCCTCGCCGTGTGATACGTGCCTGTCAGTGCGCGGACGAGCGCGATGGGAGACGAATGTGCTCGCCGCACGCGATCACTGTCGGTTCCACAAGCGGTGTGGCGCGAAAGGGCCACACGTCTGCCTGTGTTGGGCATGCGCAGGTActgtatatatacatatatatgcgtgtgtgtgtgtttgtgtgtgttggtgaAGAAAGAGCCGACCCAGCGCCACGCATGAAAAGGCCGGCGAGCACGCGGCAGGCGCGGCTGTGGCAGgtgcatacacacatacacagcgAGCCGATCCTAGCGACAAGCCATGTACGGTGAGCCGCCGCGTCGTGTCTCGCGTAGGTGTATGGCAAACCACTGAAACCGTTTGAATAGAGGGGATACGGGGCTGGGGGCGCTTTCGTGCATCACATCACGCCCGATGCGAATTAATGCAGATGCCGTGGCACACGGGGACGCTCAGCGTCTTCATGGGGATGTATGCGCGTGTCCGCTGCAATGCGTTGGTGGACGTCGTGAAGGAAAGATAGGGAGGTGCATGAAGAACGAGCCCACAGTAAGCCAGCGATACGTGAGACGACCGGCAAGGTGGAGGTCCCACTCACTCCTCGCCACCTTTGACACCGAGTGCCGCTATATCGGTGTCGCCCGAGTGTGGCCTTACTAGTTCAGTAGACATAACCCTCGTTTCTTCGTGCGGGGAACGAAAGACGCAACAGCGCCTCAAATTTTTCGATTGAGCACACGGCGTGCGCAGCCGAACATGCTCTCACCTGCTATCGGTCAAGTGCCGTGCCGACACGGAAAGACGGTCCGCAGCGACGTGCTCCCATGCTCACTAGTCGTCACATGGAAGAAGTCAGCTTTACCGCCATGCAGGCAGGGGCGCTGGTGTGTTTCTGTGTCGACACTCGCAAAAAGAAAGGGGCAGTCCATCGACAAGAGACACAAGAGCAGAAAGCATAGCGAGGTGGAGAGCACTTCCCGCATGTGCGTATTCATTGGCGGGTTCAACGAATAGGGTTCACAGCCCGAGCGCACAATCGAATTCGGCACTCCTGTGGCACCGCATCACATTTTTTCTAtggtgtgggagggggaggacatGGCTCTGCTTGACCCTCAAAACCCCgaacgccacgccgctgttCTTCCAACAAGGTGCGCTGATGTCGACGTGTACCTTGGATAGCTCAGCGTACGCGCAGTGCACGCGACGCACAGTCGTCGCGTACTGCTCAATGGCAGCCTTGAAGGTGTGGCCGCGCTCCTTTGCGTCGCGCTCAGCGCGCCGGATCAGGCAGATGTCAAGTGGTGTACCCACGAAGATGAGACAGTCCATCGCTTTACACAGCTCCGCGTTTGTGAAGAGGAGAATGCCCTCGACCATGATGAtgcgcgtcggcgtcgtTGTGACCGTGTTGCCAGAGCGGGCGTGGCGCACATAGTCGTACGGGGGCACCTGCACCCTCTTGCCCGCCCTCAGCTCGAAAACGTGCGTCGCCCGCAGCTCTTGCTCGAGCGACTTTGGGTGACTGTAGTCGGTTGAGGGGTGCTCACCCTCAGGGACGTTGGACTCGTCCCTGTGGTAGAGCTCTTCGCAGAAGATGCCGGAGCGGTTGGGGCCGCGGTCCCCCGGATGAGCCCCGATACGATGCGCTCGCTCAGCGACGACTTGTCGGAGCCCGAGGCGCAGGAGCTGGCGAGCACGGCACACACCATGGCTGTCACCACCTGTGAAAAGCAGCGATGCGTGTTTGTATGTACTCTCGAGAGATCTGCACATATGCTGCGGAAGGAACGGAGGCTGGATCATGGCAGAACGCCATGGAGTTGTGACGACAAGGCTTCTCACGTCCCCCTGCACGTGATAGAGATGATGACAGCTGCTTTCGGAGACGGCTGCACTCCTTTGCGATGACACGGAAGGAGATCGCATGAAGCACAAGGCGAAGAATCCGCTTGCATGTGGGAAGACGCACCTATCATTCACCACAGCCGACTTCTTGTCCCTTTCCCCCAGAGTTCAGTACCACGTGTGAGCAAGTAGCTGGGCGACGGCCGAAGGGGCACgcgaccacacacacacacacacacacacacacgagtcCCGTCTGTCACTGGAAAAGGAGCTTCAGTATCCCATTTGGTTCTCCATCTCGTTGGGTATCGTCACGGATATGTCGTCCAGCTCAGGCGCGATCTTTACCTGACATGACAGCCTCGATGTCTTGGTGACCTTCGGTGCCAGGTCCAGCATGTCCATCTCATCCTCACTTGGTGCGTCGAGGAGCTTCTGGTAGGACGCCGCCGTGAAGATGACATGGCaggtgctgcacgcgcaggtCCCGTCGCACGCCGCTTCCATGTCCATCTTGGCTACATCACGGATCACCTCCATCAAGGTGAGCCCCAGTGCAGCCTCAACCGTCTTCTCCGTCCCCTCTGTCTCGCTCTTGATGTGAACCTTCACCTTGCCAGGGGTGGTCGACGGTgacagagaaggaggtggcgaGGAGCACCAGCGGAGGGACGCACCTGAAGAGGTTGTGAGGGGCGCTGATGCGGCGGGGTGACGTGCACAAAGCACGACCCTGGGTAGCGCGAGACGGTGCATTcagagtgtgtgcgtgcagagCGTCGTGATAGAACGCCGCTGATGTCAGCCGCGTCGACACTGTATGGtcgtgtgtgggtgtggctTTGCCGAATGCGGTGGCTGCACAGTGTGGTGCAGCCCCCTGCAAAACACCGGCGCAGATAGACGAGGGCGGTAAAGGGCGCGGCCTTCGTGGATTGCATCCTTGAAGCGATACAGAGCGACACAGGGAGATGGAGTGAACAGTAGAAGGTGACGTGTGCGGGGCTTGGCTCGATcattttttttgtcgttccTCGCGGTACAACACACTCCTTTGCCCTGTGAGGTTCCCGATCGCCTCGCGAACCGAGTCGGGCGAGCAACGAAATGCATAGGCCACACCAAAGGAACATCATGAGAAGCGTGCACTTCCCACCCCCGTCTCCGCACGGGATTGAGAGCGCATGTGTAAGTGCTTCCTCATCATAAATCGAGATGCACTGCTGTTTGGGTGTGCATCGCTGGGCGCTGCAGTCCGTGTTGAAACACCGCGAGTGATACCGCGACAGTGTGGACGATTATAAAGGAAAGCTCTCCGGCAACGCaaggatagagagagggtggaggcgaggagaaggACATGCGCGAGAGCACTGGATGTATCCTTAGCAGCTAGACAAGCCTTCACGATAgaccccgccccaccccaccccatGCCGCCGCTCACCCATCACATCAGCAGGTTCGTAACATTCTTTGGAAGCACCACCTCCAAGCCGTCCATCGCCGGGGTGAGGGTGATTTGGCACGCGAGCCGGGAGGTGTCCTGGAGGTCGAGTGCTTTGTCGAGGACGTCTTGTTCCTGCTCGGACGGCTTCCCAAGCTTCTTGAAGCATGCCTCGGAGAGATACACGTGACAGGTCGAGCACTGCGCGCAGCCATCGCAGGCCCCATCCATCTCCAGCCTCGCCACGTCGCGAATCGCATGCATCAGAGACATGCCGACTGGCGCCTCGAAGTCGCACGGAGTGCCATCCCGTGTCCTGGCACAGACCTTCACTTTACCAGGTATGCTGTACAGGACACGGGAGGTGTAAAGAGCGCCGGCAAGGGCCATAGGTGGCCTCAGCAAGACGCCcgtggcgagcagcagagAATGATTCCTCATTGTAATAGGGATCAATGATCGCCTCAACCGCAGAAcgggggtggtgggtgcACGCAACGTGCACCGATCTCACGCGGTTTGGGTAGCCTAGCCGCTATAACGCGGcacgccagctcctccgcgaAAAACTTGGGTGCGCCGTCCTTCTCGCGCAGTGATCGCACACAGGACGGAATGGAGAAGAAACAGCGAGATAAAAGAGGCAACAGTGAATGGCAAAGAGGGGTGAATGCAAGCCGACGCAGTATCCAAAGGCGTAGGCGATGGAAGCTGAATGCTTCTGCTGAGGTCCGGTACCTTCTTCGCATTTTGGCAGAGACTCTGAGTAGaacgacacacacaagcgcaacTGTCACTTTACCAGTGTTGCTGCTGACCAACGCATTGTCGTCACGTGGACCGAGCTGCTGTGTATGCGTGATGCCATTGCTTCGCACACGTTGATGATCAAGATGTGCTCTCCGttcggcgacggtggtgctcCATGCTAGTCAGTGCACAGTCAGTGCTCAGAAGACCGTCTCATCGGTGTTCGACGTCAACAACACCCTCGCTGTGCCGGCGGAGCACCACGCTGAAACTTAGAGAGGAGAATCACAAGTCTGTGAAGGGCACCAGACACAACAAACGCATCCGCCACAGTATTGATGCTGTGCACACCAAAGAGAAACGCTGCTCGTCCAGACGACATACTCCGCGCTGAACTGCAGACtgagcgctgcggccgctttCGCTGCATTAGATGCACACACGTTGCGGCCACTTCGCCCCTCTAGGAGCGGTCCGTCTCCTGCGAcggcagctccacctccaaGCCATCCAACTCAGGGGTCAGGTCTACCTGGCACGCAAGCCGGGACGTCTCCTCCACGTCTAGAGCCCTGGCTAGAACGTCCTCTTCCACCTCGGAGGGCCCTTCTATCTTTTTGAAGGACGCCGCCGAGAGTTTCACGTGACACGTAGCGCAGACCATTGCCCCGTTGCAGGTGCCCTCCACATCCATCTTCGAGACGTCACGGAGGGCGTGCATGAGAGAGATGCCCACCGGCACATACACATGGCAGTGCGTGCCGTCTCGCTTCTTGACGCGTAACTCCACTTTACCTGGAGCGCTGCTGAGCGCACGCGAAGCACTGAGCGGTGCCAACGCCAGCATGCAGCGCGGGAGTACGTGGCCAAGAATAAACCTTCGGTGCATCCTTGTTCACTGCGACACGAGGCAAGGGTGATTACGCGAAAGACGACATGAGCACTCTGATGTTCAGAAGAGCCGCGGTGGGCAGTACGCCGACACGCAAGAAGCGAAGTCGGCCAGAGTCGACACCCGTGAGAGTCGGTGTTGGGGTGCGCCTTTCTCGGATGCGACACGGAAGGGGATGGGCAGACCGACGCCTCCGTTCCTCCgttcgtctctctcgctcgtgcgtgcgtctctgtcCCGACACTGTAGCGTGCACGTCTAGCGTCTCTGCGATAGGAGGCGACAAGGAAGATGTGTACAACGACAGGAAAgggggcaagagagaggaggggaggaagatGATAGACGAGATCGGCAAGTCAGGGGCCTGGCGCTCAACGATGCGTTGGACTGTCAGTTGTCGGGAGGAGATGCtgtcggcgacgacgagggtgCTGCGTGGTCTTGTGTTGATGACGTCCGCATCTCTCTGCTAAGCTGCCTGtatgcatatgtgtgtgcgcgcacctGTCAGCTCAGCGGCGCGATATAATGAAGGCCGGATGTCTGCAGGGAAGACACGGGAAAGGGCGGCAACGGAGAGCCGACTTGCCAGCCGCGCAGAGGCAAGACGACATCACTCAGTTGTCCCCTCGGCGAGAGCGTATGTTGCCCATAAGTGAGGCGTGCTCCGTGCGCGTAGGGAGTCGCT
This Leishmania major strain Friedlin complete genome, chromosome 31 DNA region includes the following protein-coding sequences:
- a CDS encoding ferredoxin, 2fe-2s-like protein, coding for MHRRFILGHVLPRCMLALAPLSASRALSSAPGKVELRVKKRDGTHCHVYVPVGISLMHALRDVSKMDVEGTCNGAMVCATCHVKLSAASFKKIEGPSEVEEDVLARALDVEETSRLACQVDLTPELDGLEVELPSQETDRS
- a CDS encoding ferredoxin 2fe-2s-like protein, whose amino-acid sequence is MHRLALPRVVLCARHPAASAPLTTSSGASLRWCSSPPPSLSPSTTPGKVKVHIKSETEGTEKTVEAALGLTLMEVIRDVAKMDMEAACDGTCACSTCHVIFTAASYQKLLDAPSEDEMDMLDLAPKVTKTSRLSCQVKIAPELDDISVTIPNEMENQMGY
- a CDS encoding ferredoxin, 2fe-2s-like protein codes for the protein MRNHSLLLATGVLLRPPMALAGALYTSRVLYSIPGKVKVCARTRDGTPCDFEAPVGMSLMHAIRDVARLEMDGACDGCAQCSTCHVYLSEACFKKLGKPSEQEQDVLDKALDLQDTSRLACQITLTPAMDGLEVVLPKNVTNLLM
- a CDS encoding uridine kinase-like protein → MRSPSVSSQRSAAVSESSCHHLYHVQGDVRSLVVTTPWRSAMIQPPFLPQHMCRSLESTYKHASLLFTGGDSHGVCRARQLLRLGLRQVVAERAHRIGAHPGDRGPNRSGIFCEELYHRDESNVPEGEHPSTDYSHPKSLEQELRATHVFELRAGKRVQVPPYDYVRHARSGNTVTTTPTRIIMVEGILLFTNAELCKAMDCLIFVGTPLDICLIRRAERDAKERGHTFKAAIEQYATTVRRVHCAYAELSKVHVDISAPCWKNSGVAFGVLRVKQSHVLPLPHHRKNVMRCHRSAEFDCALGL